One part of the Oncorhynchus clarkii lewisi isolate Uvic-CL-2024 chromosome 7, UVic_Ocla_1.0, whole genome shotgun sequence genome encodes these proteins:
- the LOC139414342 gene encoding complement C1q-like protein 4, translating to MVLVLLVAIPLLVHTTKGGASGGGSTHYEMLGSCKMVCDSFTPPQGSHELTAVSPQPPDFTGRRGKSGFRGSPGPPGPRGPTGEPGKPGPPGPPGPGPGGYIPSFYSPKIAFYAGLRKQHEGSEVLRFDDVVTNVGNYYEPSTGKFTCPLPGIYFFTYHVLMRGGDGTSMWADLKKNGQVRASAIAQDADLNYDYASNSVILHLDVGDEVCVQLDGGKVHGGNTNKYSTFSGFLIYPD from the exons ATGGTGCTGGTGCTGCTGGTTGCCATCCCCTTATTGGTTCACACCACCAAAGGGGGGGCGTCTGGAGGCGGGAGCACCCATTATGAGATGCTCGGCAGCTGCAAGATGGTGTGCGACTCTTTCACCCCCCCACAGGGCAGCCACGAGCTGACCGCTGTCTCCCCCCAACCCCCAGACTTCACAGGGAGAAGGGGCAAGTCTGGGTTTCGTGGGAGCCCTGGCCCCCCAGGCCCCAGAGGTCCCACAGGAGAACCAGGCAAGCCAGGCCCCCCTGGTCCCCCCGGCCCTGGCCCAGGGGGCTACATCCCCTCCTTCTACAGCCCCAAGATCGCCTTCTACGCTGGCCTCCGCAAACAGCATGAAGGGAGTGAGGTGTTGAGGTTTGACGACGTAGTGACCAATGTGGGGAACTACTATGAACCCAGTACTGGCAAGTTCACCTGCCCCCTACCTGGCATCTACTTCTTCACCTACCATGTCCTGATGAGGGGCGGAGATGGGACCAGCATGTGGGCCGACTTAAAAAAGAATGGACag gtGAGGGCCAGTGCCATTGCCCAGGATGCTGATCTGAACTATGACTATGCCTCCAACAGTGTCATCCTGCACCTGGATGTGGGGGACGAGGTGTGCGTGCAGCTCGACGGGGGCAAAGTTCATGGAGGAAACACCAACAAATACAGCACCTTCTCTGGCTTCCTCATCTACCCTGACTGA